CAGGCGCGTTTTCATATAGCAATACCGCTGGCCCTCCGAACTCGTGGAGCCGGACAGCTTTCATTTCATTTTGTTTCATGTTGAATGTATTATGGACATAGCAATCCCTTGTAGGTACCAGCCCTATTGGAGTTCACCTGCCCTTGCTGATTAATTGAATGATTTTCTGAAGATGGTCGGGGAAAGATGTGTATGACGCTTAAACAATTTATTAAATGACTGAGGATGTTCAAACCCTAACTGGTAGGCAATTTCAGCCACCGTGAGCCGTGTGGTGCTTAATACTATTTTTGCCCTTTCTATTAACCGGTCATGGATATGCTGCTGTACGTTTTGCCCTGTTAGTGACCGGAGCATATCAGACAAATACCGGGATGATACCTGCAGGTGATCTGCCACTTCCTGCACGCTTGGGATGCCTCCCTGCTGGTCTGCAAATCTTGCTTCCAGGTAATTATTCATCCGGGTAATCACATCGTGATGAATTGCTTTTCGGGTAATAAACTGCCGGTTATAAAAGCGATTACTATAATTAAGGAGGAGTTCTATCTGGGAAACCAGCACATCCTGGCTAAAGATATCTGTGTTGTTATCCAGCTCGTCCGCAATATTTTCAAACAATCCTGCAATCACCTTTTTCTCTTTATCAGATAAAAACAAAGCCTCTGTTACCGCATAGGAGAAAAACCCATATTCCTGAATATGCTGTCCTAAAGCATAATTCCGGATCAGATCGGCATGGAAGAAAAGCGTATAACCGTCGAGGCAACTTTCTTCGGCAGACATTGTCACTACCTGGTTTGGAGCCAGGAAGGCCATGCCTCCTTCTTCGAAATCATAATACCCCTGCCCGTATTTAATCTGCCCGCTAAAATCTTTCTTAAAAGAGATCTTATAAAAATCGATCATGAACTTTACTCCAACCAGGTTCCGGCTTCCTTTTTCATGGTCATAGTTCACCAATGCTACCAGGGGATGCAGGGGTTTGGGCATATCCAGGTCCCGCATGAACTCGGAGATACTTTTGTATATGATAGGAGGTGTTGCTTTCATGATGTAAAGGTCAGGAAAGTGGATGAATAAAAATTAGCCTAAAAGGTAAAAAGTGTAGCCTGGAGGTGAAGGTTGGTGATTGCAGTCTTAGGACCTATGTGGAGGTATTTTGAAGATGAAATGGATGAGAGGATTTACGGAATTGTAAACAGCGGGTGTGTTTGAAGGGGAATAGGGGTAAAGTAGTTTTTCATTGAGGATAATAATGGCGGGGGAGGGGAAGGAACCTCATATATTAGTGGTAGCAAGCAGCTGTGAACTGGTGATCCGGAAAGGGAAATAGAGGCTGACTGTAATAGTTGGTCAGCCTCTATTCTTTCGGGCCTGACTAAAAAGGGTACCCCCTCTCGGGTGGGTGATGGAGACGAAATGGCTTTTACGCAATTCTCAGTGTCTTCATTTTCCTTTTGTCAGCCCCGCTTGTATCTAGAAATTGACACGCCCGTCTTTTCCAATCAGGGCATTTTTTTCTTCTTTACCCAATACAATTTTCACCGCTTTGTAAGTATTCTTTCCGGCATACGCGCCGCTTACTTTCCAGCTCAGTGTTTTAGCTGCATCATCCCATACAAATGTTGTAGTTCTGGTAGTGCCTTTAGTATAATTGTAAGAAGTACCATCATCTTCCACCATATTGAAACGACCATTCTTTCCGGGATAAATATGTATTTCCAGCGGCGCCGTGCTGGCCTGCTCTGAATACTGCACAACAGGGCTCAACGGCAATATTGTACCTGCACGAACATACACAGGGATCTCATCCAGTTGCTTATCAACCGCGATTGTTTTTGGCCCATGTACTTCTTCACCACTAAAATAATCATACCAGGTATCTGCCGGCAGGTAAACAGTACGTTTACCGCCTGCATTTAACAATGGCGCAGCTAATACCCCTTTACCCAGTAACCATTCATCCGTCATATTTGCAACTGCAGGATCTGCCGGGTATTCCATCACCAGTGGTCGCATGATGGGCGCACCTGTATTGTAGGCTTCATGGCCCAGGCTGTAAGTATATGGTAACAGGCGGTACCTCAGCTCCAGTGCTTTGCGCATAGCTGCTTCGCCATCTTCACCCCAGAGGTAGGGAAAACGCGCTGTCGTACCAAGGTCGGAATGAGAACGCATGATCGGGAAGAAAACCCCTGCCTGGAACCAGCGAACCAGTGTTTCTTTTTCCGGGGTACCATGGAAGCCGCCAATATCACAGGCGCCATAATACATACCTGCCAGGCTGAAATTCAGCAGGTCTTTAGGTACATCTGCCAGGGAAGCCCAGGAAGACTGGATATCACCATCCCAGGTGCAATAACCAAACCGCTGATTGCCGGGGCTAAATGCCCTGTTAATCGTGAAGTGACGGTAATTGGGCCGCACTTGATTCAAGAGGTGATATTGGGCTGTATTCCACCAATAATAGCAGGTATAATAAGATTCTCCTTCATCATCCCACCAGGCATCCACACCTTTCTGCAGCATTGGTTTGGTCCGTTCTTCAAACCATTTCCGCGCCTGTGCGTTACTAAAGTTCAGGTCACGGCTATCGGACTCAGGATGACTTAACCAGCCATTTTTCCTGGCAGTATCCAGCAGCAGGTTATTGCCTAATCTCGGTTTGCGGATACCAATAAATTTAACACCCTCCGCTTTGAGATCTGCGATTTGTTTAGCAGGATGGGGGAATAGTTTAGGATTGAAATTAAAGTCGCTATACCCTTCCTTGCCTTCTTTGGCTACGGTATAATCGGGCGTGGTAGTATACCATTCAAAGTCAAAGATAAATGCATCTACAGGCAATTTATGAGAACGGAACTTATTGAGCACATTGGCAATGTAAGTGCTGTCTTCCCAGCCCCACTGACTTTGGAGGTATCCAAATGCCCATCTCGGTGGAAGTTTAGGTTTCCCGGTTAATTGCACATATCCTTTGGCACCATCGTAGATAGTGCTGGCAGGCCAGAGGTAAAGGTTCGCGGCCTTTGCCCTGTATTTCCAGGTCAGCTGTTGGCCGGCGTTATTCCAGGTAGCAGGTGCATTGTCATCGACAGAAACACCAAAAGCACTGTAACCGGTATTATTCCAGAGATAGGGAATACCTGCCAGGCCATTGTTTACCGCAGAGCCAGACTTGTCCTTTGTCAGGTCTTTGGATGTGATATTTCCTGACCCGTAGCAGGTACCGGCAGCCGGGTAAATAATAGCTGTAGCAGAATCGCTGAACTGATAGCTACCATCCTGGATCAGGGCTTTATTGGCCGGATCATACAGTGACCAGGTACCGGTGCCTGTATTGATCAGTAATTTACCAAATGCCGTCTTAATCCCGTACAAGGGTGGCGTCGAAATCACCGTGTAGGGCGAGGAAGTTTGATTGTCTATAAAAATACTTTTGATGGGGAGTGGTGCAGCCGAATCATTCAGGCTTAGACAAAAAGTAGCATTCGTGGCAAAGAGGCCGACCTGATGGCCTTTCACAGTGACAATAATCCCGTTGGGAGCCTTCGTGACCTGTGCATACGTGGCTGCTGACTGTAAGGCTGTCAGCAGGAGTAAAACCAGTTTTTTCATAAATTAAGTGGTATAAGAGGGAGGAAAGATATAAAAGAATTTGCTAAATCGGTTTAACAATTTCTATATTTAGGTTAATTTTTTTCTGAGCTATTGTTCTAAGCTGTATTTCTTCGGTTTTTTACCGATGTATTTTTCGAATGTCCTGGAGAAATGGCTGAGATTTTCAAACCCTACCTGGTAACCCACTTCTGATACTGAAAGCTTTTCTTCGCGAAGAAGGCGTGCAGCTTCCTGCATTCTGAAATGCTGATAATAATCATAGATGCCCATGCCAAAAATCTGGGTAAAGATCTTCCGCATTTTCAACTCATTCATTCCTGCTATCTGTTTTA
This window of the Chitinophaga sancti genome carries:
- a CDS encoding helix-turn-helix domain-containing protein — its product is MKATPPIIYKSISEFMRDLDMPKPLHPLVALVNYDHEKGSRNLVGVKFMIDFYKISFKKDFSGQIKYGQGYYDFEEGGMAFLAPNQVVTMSAEESCLDGYTLFFHADLIRNYALGQHIQEYGFFSYAVTEALFLSDKEKKVIAGLFENIADELDNNTDIFSQDVLVSQIELLLNYSNRFYNRQFITRKAIHHDVITRMNNYLEARFADQQGGIPSVQEVADHLQVSSRYLSDMLRSLTGQNVQQHIHDRLIERAKIVLSTTRLTVAEIAYQLGFEHPQSFNKLFKRHTHLSPTIFRKSFN
- a CDS encoding glycoside hydrolase family 31 protein — protein: MKKLVLLLLTALQSAATYAQVTKAPNGIIVTVKGHQVGLFATNATFCLSLNDSAAPLPIKSIFIDNQTSSPYTVISTPPLYGIKTAFGKLLINTGTGTWSLYDPANKALIQDGSYQFSDSATAIIYPAAGTCYGSGNITSKDLTKDKSGSAVNNGLAGIPYLWNNTGYSAFGVSVDDNAPATWNNAGQQLTWKYRAKAANLYLWPASTIYDGAKGYVQLTGKPKLPPRWAFGYLQSQWGWEDSTYIANVLNKFRSHKLPVDAFIFDFEWYTTTPDYTVAKEGKEGYSDFNFNPKLFPHPAKQIADLKAEGVKFIGIRKPRLGNNLLLDTARKNGWLSHPESDSRDLNFSNAQARKWFEERTKPMLQKGVDAWWDDEGESYYTCYYWWNTAQYHLLNQVRPNYRHFTINRAFSPGNQRFGYCTWDGDIQSSWASLADVPKDLLNFSLAGMYYGACDIGGFHGTPEKETLVRWFQAGVFFPIMRSHSDLGTTARFPYLWGEDGEAAMRKALELRYRLLPYTYSLGHEAYNTGAPIMRPLVMEYPADPAVANMTDEWLLGKGVLAAPLLNAGGKRTVYLPADTWYDYFSGEEVHGPKTIAVDKQLDEIPVYVRAGTILPLSPVVQYSEQASTAPLEIHIYPGKNGRFNMVEDDGTSYNYTKGTTRTTTFVWDDAAKTLSWKVSGAYAGKNTYKAVKIVLGKEEKNALIGKDGRVNF